A genome region from Microbacterium terricola includes the following:
- a CDS encoding O-antigen ligase family protein — protein MAVHSKHPASAPPAAPLREKTSHLALRAWCIFVLFTALAGTAWVHAFGEGVTAAIAIGSGIFSVVLWFIVRPPVNWRRLPWFLAGYVAWATLSLTWSVWIGATAITLLLLWITTTQALFIGSVLTWREIVRTLASALKWVMGLSLIFELWVAVFVQVPVLPGFVPREEPVDPILYWSRANLFDGGRLQGIMGNANLLAPVALLAVIVFAIRLVGGAPRRVLLGGWIALSGYLFIRAGSATGYIAAIGVAIVLGTVLLMRRAKAPGERTKYYIGYAVVGIGGTIALWLLRDRLFTALGRAADLTGREEIWAAVRERIAERPVIGWGYSTPWVTSEPAFDGWVNDHGQSVMQAHNMWLDVLMQLGIIGLVLIVLTYLAFVWRSWFFAVDRPRWDLRSDRPYSPISLLPSLFGALVLVQGVSESAPLLLWGWLLLALFAFKIKQSPHIGEGPAEQRLAIERGELTRQSP, from the coding sequence ATGGCCGTCCACTCGAAGCATCCTGCCTCGGCGCCCCCGGCCGCCCCGCTTCGCGAGAAGACCAGCCACCTGGCTCTGCGCGCCTGGTGCATCTTCGTCCTGTTCACCGCACTCGCCGGCACCGCGTGGGTGCACGCGTTCGGCGAGGGGGTGACCGCCGCGATCGCCATCGGCAGCGGGATCTTCTCGGTCGTCCTGTGGTTCATCGTGCGCCCGCCCGTCAACTGGCGGCGCCTGCCCTGGTTCCTCGCCGGCTACGTGGCGTGGGCGACGCTGTCGCTGACCTGGTCCGTGTGGATCGGCGCGACCGCGATCACGCTGCTGCTGCTGTGGATCACCACGACCCAGGCGCTGTTCATCGGCAGTGTCCTCACCTGGCGCGAGATCGTGCGGACACTGGCGTCGGCGCTGAAGTGGGTGATGGGCCTGTCGCTCATCTTCGAGCTGTGGGTGGCCGTGTTCGTGCAGGTGCCCGTCCTGCCCGGCTTCGTGCCGCGCGAAGAGCCGGTCGATCCGATCCTGTACTGGTCGCGGGCCAACCTGTTCGACGGCGGCCGGCTCCAGGGCATCATGGGCAACGCGAACCTGCTCGCCCCGGTCGCCCTGCTCGCCGTCATCGTCTTCGCGATCCGGCTCGTCGGCGGGGCACCGCGACGGGTGCTCCTGGGCGGGTGGATCGCGCTGTCCGGCTATCTCTTCATCCGTGCGGGGTCGGCGACCGGGTACATCGCCGCGATCGGCGTCGCGATCGTCCTCGGCACGGTGCTGCTCATGCGCCGCGCCAAGGCGCCCGGTGAGCGCACGAAGTACTACATCGGATACGCCGTCGTCGGCATCGGCGGGACGATCGCGCTGTGGCTCCTCCGCGACCGCCTGTTCACCGCCCTCGGCCGCGCGGCCGACCTGACCGGCCGGGAGGAGATCTGGGCGGCCGTGCGCGAGCGCATCGCCGAACGACCCGTGATCGGCTGGGGCTACTCGACGCCGTGGGTGACCTCCGAGCCCGCCTTCGACGGCTGGGTCAACGACCACGGGCAGTCGGTCATGCAGGCGCACAACATGTGGCTCGACGTGCTGATGCAGCTCGGCATCATCGGCCTGGTGCTGATCGTCCTGACGTATCTCGCCTTCGTCTGGCGCTCCTGGTTCTTCGCGGTGGATCGGCCGAGGTGGGACCTCCGTTCCGACCGGCCGTACTCCCCCATCTCGCTGCTGCCGTCCCTCTTCGGCGCGCTCGTGCTCGTGCAGGGCGTCTCCGAGTCGGCGCCGCTGCTGCTGTGGGGATGGCTGCTGCTGGCCCTCTTCGCGTTCAAGATCAAGCAGTCTCCGCACATCGGCGAAGGCCCGGCCGAGCAGCGCCTCGCGATCGAGCGCGGCGAGCTGACCAGGCAGTCGCCGTGA
- a CDS encoding O-antigen ligase family protein: MSGLAADRPWRARRHALAELLRSAPFAWAYTVTTIGALFGSHLIARVMGDTPYATIIIGLCVIGAAVLVARRDELSPLRFMPLTLMAFLAWLLLAVFWTTNVRLTLVGWATLAAVTFLAIVVTHIRDTLQTVRATGDVLRVFLIGSLAIEVYSGILIDSPIPFLSVAGNLAEGGPIQGLFGTRTRLGLVIVIALITFLVELRTRSVRQGTAVFSVSLGVLLAVFTASPIVLVLAVIAGTATGLLWLVRRAPAQARPALQLGIGTSVVIIAVLVYVFRRPLVYWLNAEPDFLTRSRLWNALLDVSETAPIQGWGWFGTWSPSQLPFFIIDFRVGHPHTSALNAYFDVLLQAGWVGVVLFVVFCGLALARAWVSAAERRSTVYTWPALILITLLANGVVESTILTGFAWFLLVVCAARSSHVGGWRAALERDHPAVAPDLPHQD, translated from the coding sequence GTGAGCGGGCTCGCCGCCGACCGCCCGTGGCGGGCGCGGCGCCATGCGCTCGCCGAGCTGCTGCGGTCGGCGCCGTTCGCGTGGGCGTACACGGTCACGACGATCGGGGCGCTGTTCGGCAGCCACCTGATCGCGCGGGTGATGGGCGACACCCCCTACGCCACGATCATCATCGGGCTGTGCGTCATCGGCGCCGCCGTGCTCGTCGCGCGGCGCGATGAGCTGTCGCCGCTGCGGTTCATGCCGCTGACCCTGATGGCCTTCCTCGCCTGGCTGCTGCTGGCCGTCTTCTGGACGACGAACGTGCGGCTCACGCTGGTCGGCTGGGCGACGCTCGCGGCGGTGACCTTCCTCGCCATCGTGGTCACGCACATCCGCGACACCCTGCAGACGGTCCGGGCGACCGGCGACGTGCTGCGCGTCTTCCTCATCGGGTCACTCGCGATCGAGGTCTACAGCGGCATCCTGATCGACTCGCCGATCCCGTTCCTCTCCGTCGCGGGCAACCTCGCCGAAGGCGGGCCGATCCAGGGGCTGTTCGGCACGAGGACGCGGCTCGGGCTGGTCATCGTGATCGCGCTGATCACCTTCCTGGTCGAATTGCGCACGCGGTCGGTGCGCCAGGGCACTGCCGTGTTCTCGGTGTCGCTCGGCGTGCTCCTGGCCGTGTTCACCGCATCGCCCATCGTCCTCGTCCTCGCCGTGATCGCGGGCACGGCGACCGGACTGCTCTGGCTGGTGCGCCGCGCCCCTGCACAGGCGCGTCCGGCGCTGCAGCTCGGCATCGGCACGTCGGTGGTCATCATCGCCGTGCTCGTCTACGTGTTCCGCCGACCGCTGGTCTACTGGCTGAACGCCGAACCCGACTTCCTCACGCGCTCGCGGCTGTGGAACGCGCTCCTCGACGTGTCGGAGACCGCCCCCATCCAGGGCTGGGGGTGGTTCGGCACCTGGTCGCCGAGCCAGCTGCCGTTCTTCATCATCGACTTCCGGGTCGGCCACCCGCACACCTCCGCACTGAACGCGTACTTCGATGTGCTGCTGCAGGCCGGCTGGGTCGGCGTCGTGCTCTTCGTCGTGTTCTGCGGCCTGGCGCTCGCGCGCGCCTGGGTGAGTGCCGCCGAGCGGCGCTCGACCGTCTACACGTGGCCTGCGCTGATCCTCATCACCCTGCTGGCCAACGGCGTGGTCGAGAGCACGATCCTGACCGGCTTCGCGTGGTTCCTGCTCGTCGTGTGCGCGGCCAGGTCATCGCACGTCGGCGGATGGCGCGCCGCCCTCGAGCGCGACCACCCCGCCGTCGCGCCCGACCTCCCGCATCAGGACTGA
- the manA gene encoding mannose-6-phosphate isomerase, class I, whose protein sequence is MLTPIANAPRDYAWGSMTLIAALQNRAPSGTPEAEVWFGDHPGSPATVPDGRTLDEWRAEVAGESAPRLPYLLKLLAAASPLSIQAHPSKEQAEVGFAREEAAGVARDADDRIYRDANHKPELIVAISDTFTALAGLRPLAGTRRILAALGDAGAPIAARLDAPDAEAALRDTIGWLLSGSAQPEVDAVIAALHAAGPDAADAEVGRDLATLAAVAERCPGDAGVAVALLMNVVELQRGEGVFVPAGVLHAYLAGLGVEIMASSDNVLRGGLTPKHIAVDELTAILDARPAAPALVQPAPVAEGLWVYPTPVDDFALRVARVGAEPVSVEVDGPAIVLATAGEVRVSGGSTAAGIVLTPGRAAFATADERMLIVQGRGEAFIAQPALGAL, encoded by the coding sequence GTGCTGACCCCCATCGCAAATGCTCCCCGGGACTACGCATGGGGGTCCATGACCCTCATCGCCGCGCTGCAGAACCGTGCCCCGAGCGGCACGCCCGAGGCCGAGGTGTGGTTCGGCGACCACCCCGGCAGCCCGGCCACGGTCCCGGACGGCCGCACCCTCGACGAATGGCGTGCGGAAGTCGCCGGCGAGTCCGCACCGCGCCTGCCGTATCTGCTCAAGCTGCTGGCGGCAGCATCCCCCCTCTCGATCCAGGCGCATCCGTCGAAGGAGCAGGCCGAGGTCGGCTTCGCACGGGAGGAGGCGGCGGGCGTCGCCCGCGACGCCGACGACCGCATCTACCGCGACGCGAACCACAAGCCCGAGCTGATCGTCGCGATCAGCGACACCTTCACGGCGCTCGCCGGACTGCGCCCGCTCGCCGGCACCCGCCGCATCCTGGCGGCTCTCGGTGACGCGGGTGCGCCGATCGCCGCCCGTCTCGACGCGCCGGACGCCGAGGCGGCGCTCCGCGACACGATCGGATGGCTGCTGTCGGGCTCCGCCCAGCCCGAGGTCGACGCGGTGATCGCCGCGCTCCACGCCGCGGGTCCTGATGCCGCCGACGCCGAGGTCGGCCGCGACCTCGCGACGCTCGCCGCGGTCGCCGAGCGCTGCCCCGGCGATGCCGGCGTGGCCGTCGCGCTGCTGATGAACGTCGTGGAGCTGCAGCGGGGGGAGGGCGTCTTCGTGCCGGCCGGCGTCCTGCACGCCTACCTCGCGGGGCTCGGCGTGGAGATCATGGCCTCGAGCGACAACGTGCTCCGTGGGGGACTCACGCCCAAGCACATCGCCGTCGATGAGCTCACGGCGATCCTCGACGCGCGGCCGGCCGCCCCGGCGCTCGTCCAGCCCGCCCCCGTCGCCGAGGGCCTCTGGGTCTATCCGACGCCCGTCGACGACTTCGCGCTGCGGGTCGCCCGGGTCGGCGCGGAGCCCGTCAGCGTCGAGGTCGACGGCCCCGCGATCGTGCTCGCGACGGCGGGGGAGGTGCGCGTCTCCGGCGGCTCCACGGCGGCTGGGATCGTGCTCACCCCTGGCCGCGCGGCGTTCGCAACGGCGGATGAGCGGATGCTGATCGTCCAGGGTCGCGGGGAGGCGTTCATCGCCCAGCCGGCTCTGGGCGCATTGTGA